The Aeromicrobium tamlense nucleotide sequence CGCGACGGTCGAAGCGCGCGACGTCCAGCGGGAGGCGCACGAGCGCCTGCAAGCCGGACATGAAGACGGTTCCGTCCTCGACCGTGTAGCGATCCGAGAGCTTCATCGACGACCTCCTGTGACGTGGATCTCTGATTCAATCGGACCTGACTCGTGATATCACCGGTCAGAAGCACCAAATCCCGGCCAGAACGGGCTGGTCTTTGGTGGATTCCACAAAGGAGGGTCATGGACGACCACGAGAAGCGCCTCGCGACGGCCCTGTGCGCCCGGGTGGCGGCCGACCTCGACGAGCTGGGACCGCGCATCACGCGCAGCATCCGGCTCGCCCAGCCCGAGTACTCGCTCGTGCCCCTGGACGACCACGTCGAGCACGTCACCGAGCAGCAGCGGCTGCTGCTGATCGCGCTCGGGCGGCACGAGGTCGTGAGCGGCAGCCAGCGGGCACGCGCCGCGGACCTCGGCCGGCTGCGGGCCACCCAGGGCGTGAGCGTCGCGACCGTCATCGGGGCGTACCACGTGGGCAACCGCGAGCTGTGGCAGAACCTCGTCGCCTACGCGGACGAGGAGACCTCCTGCCTGCCGGGACTGGCGACGCTGCTGTGGCGCTCGATCGAGGTGATGACGGCAGAGATCGTCGCGGCCTACGAGACCACGGCCCGGGCGCGCCAGACCCACGCCCTGTCGCTGCGGCAGCGGCTCGTCGAGCTGCTCCAGCGCGACGAGCTGGCGGCCGAGGCGCACGACGTGGCCGTCACGCTCGGGCTCGACCCGGCCGGCGCGTTCGTCGGGGCGTGGGTCGGCCTCGAGGACGACCCGCTGGCGCAGGCCGCGAGCCTGACCTCCGGCCTGCGACGGGGCACGGCCTTCGCGGTCGGTCACCCTGCGGGCGTCCAGGTCCTGGCCCAGGGCTGCAGCGCCGACGAGCTCGAGCTCGCGATCCGCGCGGCGGAGCCCGACGTCCGGCTCGGGGTGGGTCTCGAGCGCGCCGGGCTCGAGGGCGCTCGCGACTCGTTGCTCGACGCCCGGCTGTGTCTCGAGATCGCCACCGACGCCCAGCCCACGCGCCGGTTCGAGGAGGACTGGCTGAGGGCGACGATCCGGTCCCAGGCCGACCGCCTGGACCCCATCGTGCGGGGGCTGCGGGACGTCGTCGAAGCCAATCCGCACCTCGTCGAGACGTTGGATGTGTACGTTGACACCGGCTTCTCGATCGCCGACACGGCGCGGGTCCTGCACCTGCATCCGAACAGCGTCGCGTACCGCTTGGACCGGTGGAATCGTCTCACTGGTTGGGACGCAAAGACCTTCCGAGGGCTGTCGCAGTCGTTGCTCGCCGCAGTGTAGTAACTAATTTTCCCTGCAATCTCGGCTTTTTACATTGCGGAAACGCAATGTTGACTAAGCGCTCGCTTGTGCCCCGCTATCTTCGGGTGTCATAGTGCTGCTCCTGTGATGGATGTCACGTGGAGCCGAGGTAGGGAGTCGAGCGCATGACCCAATCCGAATTCGATGTGATCGTCGTCGGCGGCGGGATCGCCGGCGTGTCGATCGCCAGCGAGCTGTCGAGCGACCGGTCGGTCTGCCTCGTCGAGATGGAGTCCTCGCTGGCCTTCCACACGACCGGCCGATCGGCCGCGACGTTCCTGGAGACCTACGGCGGACCGAACATCCGCGCGCTCACCACGGGCAGCCGCGAGTTCCTCACGAAGCCCCCCGCGGAGTTCGAGCAGATCCTCATGACGCCCCGGCCGCTGCTGCAGTTCGCGAAGCAGGGTCGCGAGAGCGTGATCGAGGAGCTGCACCGCGACGTGCTGCCCCTGGTCCCCGATGCCGAGCTGGTCG carries:
- a CDS encoding PucR family transcriptional regulator gives rise to the protein MDDHEKRLATALCARVAADLDELGPRITRSIRLAQPEYSLVPLDDHVEHVTEQQRLLLIALGRHEVVSGSQRARAADLGRLRATQGVSVATVIGAYHVGNRELWQNLVAYADEETSCLPGLATLLWRSIEVMTAEIVAAYETTARARQTHALSLRQRLVELLQRDELAAEAHDVAVTLGLDPAGAFVGAWVGLEDDPLAQAASLTSGLRRGTAFAVGHPAGVQVLAQGCSADELELAIRAAEPDVRLGVGLERAGLEGARDSLLDARLCLEIATDAQPTRRFEEDWLRATIRSQADRLDPIVRGLRDVVEANPHLVETLDVYVDTGFSIADTARVLHLHPNSVAYRLDRWNRLTGWDAKTFRGLSQSLLAAV